A stretch of Edaphobacter lichenicola DNA encodes these proteins:
- a CDS encoding efflux RND transporter periplasmic adaptor subunit produces the protein MQANKTLALLCTLICIPLASCSRVVAHANTSPPEGVPVHIARAVSQDVPLEIAAVGNVEAVESVEVKPRVAGQIKEVAFTEGQNVTKGQLLFTIDRDTLSRQQAQQQAELSRDIAMEQQATAIAARDAASQKQSQSEADTAVKLGELGVLSGQSVKQAVTASDTTRASLQADKSAIAAAAGAINADRARLAQTQLQLSFAQVVAPIAGRAGAAMVKAGNVIRENDTTLVTLLQLAPIRVTFGVPEQALAEVQRLSSLGPLEVEAGPGDVPLGKGRLDFIDNTVDPATGTIRLKATFPNTDGALWPGEFVNVRLRLRVDANQLVVPQSAIQQGLEGKYAWRIQASVATMVPVTVLRTYRPPPSPQAASEVAVLGSGLRPGDMIVTEGQLRLTPGARVSPIDVPSSSSPHDSLTNNTVRNGAP, from the coding sequence ATGCAGGCGAACAAAACCCTCGCGCTTCTCTGCACATTAATCTGCATTCCCCTCGCGTCCTGCTCCCGTGTCGTGGCCCATGCCAATACCTCTCCTCCCGAGGGCGTCCCCGTTCACATCGCCCGTGCCGTATCGCAGGATGTGCCGCTCGAGATCGCAGCAGTTGGCAACGTCGAGGCCGTCGAGAGTGTCGAGGTCAAGCCGCGCGTAGCCGGGCAGATCAAAGAGGTCGCCTTCACAGAAGGACAAAACGTTACCAAGGGCCAGCTACTCTTCACCATCGACCGCGACACGTTAAGCCGCCAGCAGGCACAACAGCAAGCCGAGCTCTCTCGTGACATCGCAATGGAGCAACAAGCGACCGCCATCGCCGCGCGAGATGCGGCCTCGCAGAAGCAGAGCCAGTCCGAGGCGGACACCGCCGTCAAGTTAGGCGAGCTCGGCGTCCTCTCCGGCCAGAGTGTTAAGCAAGCCGTCACCGCAAGCGACACCACGCGCGCCAGCCTCCAGGCCGACAAGTCCGCAATCGCCGCCGCCGCCGGGGCCATCAACGCCGACCGCGCTCGCCTCGCCCAGACACAACTGCAGCTCAGCTTCGCCCAGGTCGTCGCTCCCATCGCAGGCCGTGCCGGTGCCGCCATGGTCAAAGCCGGCAACGTGATTCGCGAAAACGACACAACGCTCGTCACCCTCCTTCAGCTCGCGCCCATCCGCGTCACCTTCGGCGTTCCAGAGCAAGCCCTCGCCGAAGTACAGCGCCTCAGCTCCCTCGGCCCCCTCGAAGTCGAGGCCGGCCCTGGTGACGTACCTCTAGGCAAAGGCCGTCTCGACTTCATCGACAACACCGTCGATCCCGCTACCGGCACCATCCGGCTCAAGGCCACATTCCCCAACACCGACGGAGCACTCTGGCCCGGCGAGTTCGTCAACGTCCGCCTCCGTCTGCGGGTTGACGCCAACCAGCTCGTCGTTCCGCAGTCCGCCATCCAGCAGGGCCTCGAGGGAAAGTACGCGTGGCGCATTCAAGCAAGCGTCGCAACCATGGTCCCCGTCACCGTGCTGCGTACGTATCGGCCCCCACCCTCCCCGCAGGCAGCCAGCGAAGTTGCAGTTCTAGGCAGCGGCCTCCGCCCTGGAGACATGATCGTCACCGAAGGCCAGCTGCGCCTCACCCCCGGCGCGAGGGTCTCTCCCATCGACGTACCCTCCAGCTCGTCCCCGCATGATTCCCTCACCAACAACACCGTGCGCAACGGCGCACCCTGA